The following coding sequences are from one Acomys russatus chromosome 16, mAcoRus1.1, whole genome shotgun sequence window:
- the Copz2 gene encoding coatomer subunit zeta-2 — protein MQRPEAWPRPHPGEGASAAQAGGAAPPTRATELRFQEPSLYTIKAVFILDNDGRRLLAKYYDDTFPSMKEQMVFEKNVFNKTSRTESEIAFLGGMTIVYKSSTDLFLYVVGSSSENELMLMSVLACLFDSLSHILRKNVEKRWLLENMDGVFLVLDEIVDGGVILESDPQQVIQKVNFRTEDSGLTEQSVAQVLQSAKEQIKWSLLK, from the exons ATGCAGCGGCCGGAGGCCTGGCCACGTCCGCACCCGGGGGAGGGGGCCTCGGCAGCCCAGGCAGGGGGTGCAGCGCCGCCCACCCGAGCCACCGAACTGCGG TTTCAGGAACCTTCTCTCTACACCATCAAGGCTGTCTTCATCCTAGATAATGATGGGCGAAGGCTGCTGGCCAAG TATTATGATGACACATTTCCCTCCATGAAGGAGCAGATGGTTTTCGAGAAGAATGTCTTCAACAAGACCAGCCGCACCGAAA GTGAGATCGCATTTTTGGGGGGCATGACTATCGTCTACAAGAGCAGCACCGACCTCTTCCTGTATGTGGTGGGCTCATCCTCTGAGAATGAG CTGATGCTCATGTCGGTTCTTGCCTGCCTGTTTGACTCTCTGAGCCACATCTTACG GAAGAACGTGGAGAAACGCTGGTTGCTGGAGAACATGGACGGAGTCTTCTTGGTCCTGGATGAAATCGTAGATGGCGG TGTGATTCTGGAGAGTGACCCCCAGCAAGTGATCCAGAAAGTGAATTTTAGG ACTGAGGACAGTGGCCTAACAGAACAGAGTGTGGCCCAG GTTCTTCAGTCAGCCAAAGAACAAATTAAGTGGTCGTTACTGAAATGA